The stretch of DNA TGGTGCCCAGCAGGTTGCCGAAGGTCGACGCCTCGCTCCAGGGCACGCCCAGCGTCCAAGCGAGGGGCGCGAACACCCAGCCGAAGATCTGCGACAGGGACAGCCCGGCCAGACCGAGCCCGGCGTCGACCATCGCGACCAGCGCCACGAAGGCCAGCAGCATGGCGCCGATGTTGGCCGCCAGCTTCAGGCCCACGCTCGCGCCGCCGGCGGCGGCGTCGATCAGGCCGGAGTACTCGCGCGGGATGTCCACCTTGATCCCGCCCTCGGTGTCGGACTGCTCGGTCTCCGGGAACATGATCTTGGCCATGACCAGGGCCGCGGGCGCCGACATGATGCTGGCGGCCAGCAGGTGCCCGGCGTCGATGCCCAGGCGCACGTACGCGGCCATCACGCCGCCGGCGATCGTCGCGAAGCCGGCCGTCATCACGGCCATCAGCTCGGAATTGGTCATGGTCTTGATGTAGGGGCGGATCACCACCGGCGCCTCGGTCTGGCCCACGAAGATGTCCGCGGCGACCGACAGGGTCTCCGAGCCGCTGGTGCGCATCGTGCGGCGCATGACCCAGGAGATGCCCGCGATCACGCGCTGCATCACGCCGAGGTGGTAGAGCACGGCCATCAGGCTGGCGAAGAAGATCACCGTCGGCAGCACGTGGATCGCGAAGATCATGCCCAGGGGAGCCAGCTCGCCCG from bacterium encodes:
- a CDS encoding nucleoside transporter C-terminal domain-containing protein, which codes for MPNLISLLGIFVLMGLGLAVSNNRRRVRWRTVIWGVGLQFGFALILLRTPWGTAIFDAARVTINRVLGFTDAGASFLFGNLFRGNADVVQYLEPGAEGGFIQFTNSATGELAPLGMIFAIHVLPTVIFFASLMAVLYHLGVMQRVIAGISWVMRRTMRTSGSETLSVAADIFVGQTEAPVVIRPYIKTMTNSELMAVMTAGFATIAGGVMAAYVRLGIDAGHLLAASIMSAPAALVMAKIMFPETEQSDTEGGIKVDIPREYSGLIDAAAGGASVGLKLAANIGAMLLAFVALVAMVDAGLGLAGLSLSQIFGWVFAPLAWTLGVPWSEASTFGNLLGTKISVNEFLGYIQLDQAIRDGTLSPRSVVIATYALCGFANFSSIAIQIGGYGILAPERRSDVARLGLRAMFAGTFANLMTAAIAGILTT